In Procambarus clarkii isolate CNS0578487 chromosome 6, FALCON_Pclarkii_2.0, whole genome shotgun sequence, one DNA window encodes the following:
- the LOC138354268 gene encoding uncharacterized protein: MLDKELSLGRIAGPYEAPPFKNFKCSPIALREKSTPGKYRLLHNLSYPYSPDSVNANIPRESTSVTYQSIHDAVTMVVSRSPGAHLAKCDIAEAFRIVPVHPSDYHLLGFSYGGKYYYEKMLSMGAAPSCRIFESFSSALQWILAEKFGVRDVVKVLDDFLFVSFTFDECQRSLRVFTALCERLGVPLAPHKTQGPCSCLTFLGLEIDAHRMETRLPEDKRTKYTAAVEVALSQERIPLRDLQAIIGKLQFATAVIPGGRAFLRRLHPLTRGPQRPSRLCHLDAEAKHDLVAWRSFLTDFNGVTVFPPDGGWGNAPSLSMCADASSKGYGLTLGAAWFRGTWPQVWGRLNIALLELYPFFMGIALFAPVLANKRLVCKSDNSAVTLPPLFLREAGLAETPTTVPAHLLPSNFTLQL, encoded by the exons ATGCTCGACAAGGAGTTGAGTCTAGGACGCATCGCGGGCCCCTACGAAGCCCCCCCTTTCAAGAATTTCAAGTGTTCGCCCATAGCACTGAGGGAGAAGTCTACGCCGGGCAAGTACCGCCTCCTGCACAACCTTAGCTACCCTTACTCCCCTGACAGTGTGAACGCCAACATCCCACGGGAATCGACGTCCGTCACCTACCAGTCTATCCATGATGCAGTGACAATGGTTGTCAGCCGGTCCCCGGGGGCTCACCTGGCAAAGTGCGACATCGCAGAAGCTTTCAGGATCGTCCCAGTACACCCGAGCGACTACCATCTCCTGGGGTTTTCTTATGGGGGCAAGTACTACTACGAGAAGATGCTCAGCATGGGAGCCGCCCCCTCCTGCCGGATCTTCGAGTCCTTCTCCAGTGCCCTGCAATGGATCCTCGCCGAGAAGTTCGGGGTCCGTGACGTCGTGAAGGTATTGGACGACTTCCTCTTCGTCAGTTTCACGTTCGACGAGTGCCAGCGAAGCCTGAGGGTGTTCACCGCCCTCTGCGAGCGTCTGGGGGTCCCCTTGGCACCTCACAAAACGCAGGGCCCGTGCTCCTGCCTCACGTTCCTGGGGCTGGAGATTGATGCTCACAGGATGGAAACAAGACTACCAGAGGACAAGAGAACGAAGTACACAGCAGCGGTCGAAGTCGCGCTGAGTCAGGAGCGCATCCCTCTCCGAGACCTGCAGGCGATCATCGGGAAGTTGCAATTCGCCACCGCGGTAATCCCGGGAGGACGGGCCTTCTTGCGTCGTCTGCACCCGCTTACGCGAGGCCCACAGCGTCCCTCGCGCCTATGCCATTTGGACGCGGAGGCTAAGCACGATCTCGTCGCCTGGCGCTCCTTCCTCACTGATTTCAATGGAGTAACAGTTTTTCCCCCAGATGGCGGGTGGGGAAACGCCCCATCACTTTCAATGTGTGCAGATGCTTCTTCCAAGGGGTATGGACTAACGCTAGGGGCAGCCTGGTTCAGGGGAACGTGGCCTCAGGTCTGGGGTCGGCTCAACATTGCTTTGCTCGAGCTCTACCCTTTCTTCATGGGCATAGCACTTTTCGCCCCGGTATTGGCCAATAAGAGGCTGGTGTGTAAATCGGACAACAGTGCAGTG ACGCTGCCGCCCTTGTTCCTGCGAGAAGCAGGCCTCGCCGAGACGCCGACAACAGTTCCTGCGCACCTCCTGCCCAGCAACTTCACCCTGCAACTGTGA
- the LOC138355973 gene encoding uncharacterized protein — MRSPATGRSSPWFSTPAYARGRRVYVDHGRHTLNLEQVSLTTAGIDIVFNTYKHSAGRTPTLSLRANPSSKYCPVRALSKYFNHRGLGPGPIIKHAAGAPVIRRDFSMILRSALTALGLPPDDYAPHSFRIGRATQLSRDGLATSEIMAVGRWRSSAFTSYVRRDVVALPL, encoded by the coding sequence ATGAGAAGTCCTGCTACAGGGCGCTCTTCTCCCTGGTTTTCCACGCCTGCCTACGCCCGGGGGAGGCGGGTCTACGTGGACCATGGACGACACACGCTCAACCTTGAGCAGGTATCACTTACGACGGCAGGAATAGATATCGTCTTCAACACCTACAAGCACAGTGCAGGGCGCACGCCCACCCTCTCCCTGAGAGCGAACCCTTCCAGCAAGTACTGCCCGGTCCGTGCCCTGTCTAAATACTTTAATCACAGGGGCCTGGGCCCGGGGCCCATAATCAAACACGCCGCAGGCGCTCCTGTCATCAGGCGAGATTTCTCCATGATCCTACGCTCTGCCCTCACGGCGCTAGGCTTGCCTCCAGATGACTACGCGCCGCATTCCTTCCGTATCGGCAGggccacccagctgtctcgggatgGGCTCGCCACTTCAGAAATAATGGCTGTCGGCAGGTGGAGGAGTAGTGCTTTCACATCCTACGTCaggcgggacgttgttgctctgccactttga
- the LOC123754197 gene encoding gastrula zinc finger protein XlCGF8.2DB-like, with the protein MKTHMLVLSGEKPHNCPECGKRFSRVGDMKTHMLVHSGEKPYSCPECGKRFSQLGHIKTHMMMHVDERPFECDECGKRFRDRRSIMRHMLVHTEERPFECDKCGRLFKSRKGIKAHMLVHLNDKPS; encoded by the coding sequence atgaagactcacatgttagtgctttcgggtgaaaaacctcataattgtccagagtgtgggaagaggtttagTCGGGTTggagatatgaagactcacatgttagtgcattcgggtgaaaaaccttatagttgtccagagtgtgggaagaggttcagtcagcttggaCATATAAAGACTCACATGATGATGCACGTTGATGAAAGACCTTTTGAGTGTGATGAGTGTGGCAAAAGGTTTAGAGATCGTCGCTCTATAATgcgtcacatgttagtacatacagaagaaaggccttttgagtgtgataaatgtggcagattatttaaatcacgtaaaggtatAAAagcacacatgttagtgcatttgaaTGATAAACCTTCATGA